A single window of bacterium DNA harbors:
- a CDS encoding nitrilase-related carbon-nitrogen hydrolase has protein sequence MKSRLNLFFEKYWFFLPFFSALLLILSFHPFDFWFLGFVALVPLFYFLNFSEKISLSKIFWGGFIVGVIFSSFLSFFTLFHFHWLPETYLFVWLVRLSPLLISLISGVIVGLVLLGYKRLASNKIIDIFVLASLSVLIEIIHYKIFSGFDNGLLAYTAHNLTYLIRLSSLVGIFGISFIITLVNVFIVFFILRPDYRKKIAYLFFAGLTIFFLISFSNNHYLDGGSNDYHSAKFAIIQNSDKKNIFGFFSSKNNHFYFPGAERLIAQVMPSEPNFLIYPFSPFNGHLAIDKTEIKDEGLKKTIAGEAKDFGEWVAKQIDSKTIFVNWVNVVRDDNLYPEIIFLKGKDFIANYQKRELFPAMDYTPEVFKKIGLFVTSVDASPASTGNSPVVEIGDVKFGPLVCSEIFKSELGRKSAFQSNIFLSIGSEAMFVGKTPGEWSLIVSQFIAAANNRPLVRANIFGASAFINEKGKVIEKMDFEKTGVLIKDMKYKKSPKNTLYSYFGDWPFILLILLFLSSITIPKLFKLKKR, from the coding sequence ATGAAATCCAGGCTAAATTTATTTTTTGAAAAATATTGGTTTTTTTTGCCGTTTTTTTCGGCGCTTTTGCTGATTCTTTCTTTTCATCCTTTTGATTTCTGGTTTTTAGGTTTTGTGGCTCTTGTGCCTCTTTTTTATTTCCTTAATTTTTCCGAGAAAATTTCGTTATCCAAAATTTTTTGGGGCGGCTTTATTGTTGGAGTGATTTTCTCTTCGTTTCTTTCTTTTTTTACGCTTTTTCACTTCCATTGGCTGCCGGAAACATATCTTTTCGTCTGGTTGGTGCGTTTATCGCCCCTCCTGATTTCTCTTATTAGCGGTGTTATAGTTGGCTTGGTGCTTTTGGGATATAAAAGGCTGGCTTCAAATAAAATAATTGATATTTTTGTCCTTGCTTCGCTCTCGGTTCTTATTGAGATAATCCATTATAAAATATTCTCGGGGTTTGATAATGGTTTATTGGCTTACACCGCTCATAATCTAACTTATTTAATTAGATTATCTTCTCTTGTGGGTATTTTTGGGATATCTTTTATTATCACCCTCGTTAACGTTTTTATCGTTTTTTTCATCTTGCGGCCTGATTATAGAAAGAAAATCGCTTATCTATTTTTCGCCGGCTTAACGATTTTCTTTTTGATAAGTTTTTCAAATAATCATTATTTAGACGGAGGCAGTAATGATTATCATTCGGCGAAATTCGCCATTATCCAAAACTCCGACAAAAAAAATATTTTTGGTTTTTTCTCTTCCAAAAACAATCATTTCTATTTCCCCGGCGCGGAGCGTTTGATAGCCCAAGTGATGCCTTCGGAACCGAATTTCTTAATTTATCCGTTCAGTCCTTTTAACGGCCATTTGGCGATTGATAAGACAGAAATTAAAGACGAAGGCCTTAAAAAAACCATTGCCGGGGAAGCCAAAGATTTTGGAGAATGGGTGGCTAAACAAATAGATTCTAAAACGATTTTTGTTAATTGGGTTAACGTGGTAAGAGATGACAATCTTTATCCAGAAATAATTTTTTTAAAAGGCAAAGATTTTATCGCTAATTATCAAAAAAGAGAACTTTTTCCCGCGATGGATTATACGCCGGAAGTTTTTAAAAAAATCGGTCTTTTTGTCACCTCGGTTGACGCCTCGCCGGCTTCTACCGGAAATAGCCCCGTTGTTGAGATAGGAGATGTGAAATTCGGACCCTTGGTTTGTTCTGAAATTTTCAAATCGGAACTTGGGCGCAAATCTGCTTTTCAATCGAACATTTTTCTTTCTATTGGTTCGGAGGCGATGTTTGTCGGCAAGACCCCCGGCGAATGGAGTTTGATTGTTTCCCAATTTATAGCGGCGGCGAATAACAGGCCATTAGTAAGAGCGAATATTTTTGGGGCATCGGCTTTTATCAATGAAAAAGGCAAGGTGATAGAAAAGATGGATTTTGAGAAAACCGGAGTTTTGATTAAAGATATGAAATATAAAAAATCTCCGAAAAACACTTTATACAGTTATTTCGGAGATTGGCCGTTTATTCTTTTGATTTTATTATTTTTGTCGTCAATAACGATTCCTAAACTATTTAAGCTTAAGAAACGATAA
- a CDS encoding UbiA family prenyltransferase, whose amino-acid sequence MLKKIYSAAKRVIILSRPSIWLYTGGVFILGTALALSNIENPSQFYTSHFIAGFVLYFFWFLIALNIAANSVNSYYDRKADAENPRKKKSWMIAEDYDKWPVFIGLTATAIFFIVISIVSFNLKISAMVAFLFIGTFLYSAYAFRVKNLLLLDTLLGAVVYVVPLLSGYIFVADNWPNFLWIIIAFLYFGATEFYAKIVDIESDRASGEKTSATILGKQKSLLVCVAAMIIVGFTLSFGARPIYGLVVVVPLSIFIFSLFIKDHDFLLKFYLKTMVIYNIWGFVVTSYFIIPLIAKIFNNLI is encoded by the coding sequence ATGTTGAAAAAGATATATTCTGCGGCAAAACGAGTAATCATCCTAAGCCGTCCGAGTATCTGGCTTTATACGGGCGGAGTATTTATTTTGGGAACCGCTCTCGCGTTATCAAATATTGAAAATCCGTCTCAATTTTACACTAGCCATTTTATAGCCGGGTTCGTTCTATATTTTTTTTGGTTTCTGATAGCATTGAATATCGCCGCGAACAGCGTAAATAGTTACTATGATCGCAAGGCCGATGCCGAGAATCCGAGAAAAAAGAAATCTTGGATGATCGCCGAGGATTATGATAAATGGCCGGTTTTTATCGGTCTGACAGCCACTGCCATCTTCTTTATTGTAATAAGTATAGTGTCTTTTAATCTGAAAATTTCAGCTATGGTCGCCTTCTTGTTTATAGGCACTTTTTTATACTCTGCCTATGCGTTTCGTGTAAAAAATCTACTGCTGCTGGATACTCTGTTGGGAGCCGTGGTGTATGTCGTACCGTTATTAAGCGGCTACATCTTTGTAGCGGATAACTGGCCTAATTTTCTGTGGATAATTATTGCCTTTCTTTATTTCGGGGCTACAGAATTTTATGCAAAAATTGTTGATATTGAAAGCGATAGAGCGTCCGGTGAAAAAACTTCCGCAACCATTCTCGGAAAACAAAAATCGTTGCTGGTATGCGTAGCGGCTATGATCATTGTGGGATTTACCCTGTCTTTCGGCGCAAGGCCAATTTACGGCTTAGTAGTAGTGGTGCCATTAAGTATTTTTATTTTCAGTCTCTTTATTAAAGACCATGATTTTCTCCTGAAATTTTATTTGAAAACGATGGTGATTTACAATATTTGGGGGTTTGTAGTAACTTCATATTTTATAATACCGCTTATCGCCAAAATATTTAATAATCTAATATAG
- a CDS encoding glycosyltransferase → MFIFWATPLLIIIFSFISYSNVFLIIFESLLFISFFLRSSRKLKKPKTPVKEYPFVSIIVPMRNEEKNVVSCINSLAALNYENLEIIIANDSSTDNTKNFVLETIKKFSSKISIKIFDVPTPPKEWLGKPWAVNEAVKLTKGKLMLIVDADVRLKPESLKNSVNHLLASEAEILFRFSRLIIRKWRDWPFLFLNFIFRFSFWFSSLLEVEQSPVSWGENILLYKNTYDEIGGYEKVKNYVPEIQAFIKIAINLKKKVAVVDENSSGISVFLYDNFKESLKGIIRSMDFRLVNFSSFATTFILVAFSIDGVIKILTGFPEGGFSSYAIFVFIFGLYLLLNRQPVYIAVFSPILGFYVIIVFIIAGFCSFFKKSITWKDRVVKLT, encoded by the coding sequence ATGTTTATTTTTTGGGCCACTCCTTTATTAATTATAATATTTTCTTTTATCAGTTATAGTAATGTTTTTTTAATAATTTTTGAAAGCTTATTGTTTATTTCATTCTTTCTAAGGTCCTCACGTAAATTAAAAAAACCAAAAACTCCGGTCAAGGAATACCCATTTGTCTCAATCATTGTTCCTATGCGGAACGAAGAAAAAAATGTAGTTTCTTGCATAAATTCCTTGGCGGCTTTAAATTACGAAAATCTTGAAATCATCATTGCCAATGATTCTTCAACGGATAACACCAAAAACTTTGTCCTGGAAACCATTAAGAAATTTTCTTCTAAAATCTCCATAAAAATTTTTGATGTCCCAACTCCGCCGAAAGAATGGCTTGGCAAACCGTGGGCCGTTAATGAAGCAGTAAAACTGACCAAGGGAAAGCTGATGTTAATAGTTGATGCCGATGTAAGACTTAAACCGGAAAGTCTTAAAAATTCCGTGAATCACCTTTTAGCGTCCGAAGCGGAAATATTATTCCGTTTTTCCCGCTTAATTATTAGGAAATGGCGGGACTGGCCTTTCTTATTTTTAAATTTTATTTTCCGTTTTTCTTTTTGGTTTAGCTCGCTGTTGGAGGTGGAACAATCCCCTGTCTCCTGGGGAGAAAATATTTTACTTTATAAAAACACTTATGATGAAATCGGCGGGTATGAAAAGGTAAAAAATTATGTTCCTGAAATCCAGGCTTTCATAAAAATAGCGATTAATTTAAAGAAAAAAGTTGCAGTAGTTGATGAGAATAGTTCTGGTATATCGGTATTTTTATACGATAATTTCAAGGAATCATTGAAAGGCATTATAAGAAGTATGGATTTCCGTCTTGTAAATTTTTCTTCTTTTGCCACAACTTTCATTCTGGTGGCTTTCAGCATTGACGGAGTAATAAAAATTCTCACTGGTTTTCCGGAAGGCGGTTTTTCAAGCTATGCCATATTTGTTTTTATTTTCGGGCTTTACCTGCTTTTAAACCGCCAGCCGGTTTATATTGCCGTTTTCTCTCCAATTTTGGGTTTTTATGTTATAATTGTATTTATAATCGCTGGCTTTTGTTCTTTTTTCAAAAAATCAATTACTTGGAAGGATCGGGTTGTTAAGTTAACTTAA
- a CDS encoding UDP-3-O-acyl-N-acetylglucosamine deacetylase, with protein sequence MQKTIAKPLNFEGLSIISNKKCSAKLLPAKGNEGIVFKIADEFIPADIQFVDRGSSHTTNLIKNGKIIKSVEHLLGAIWGMGIDNLIIEINEDGIPFFDFSCKEYAQEIKKAGLVSLGESREYLIIDKEIKISVPDDSRYAIFTPSKKNAFSIKAMVEFPEPLSSSSFEFIFELDDFLEKISWARSFIRTPLDDAGDKWERIRKLYPLLPDNPANSPLIVYDKYKFITNLATEDEPARHKIIDFLGDICLLRKRIKGEIFLYKPGHKFTYKIIDELKNLAV encoded by the coding sequence ATGCAAAAAACTATAGCAAAGCCGTTAAATTTTGAAGGTTTGTCTATAATATCAAACAAAAAATGTTCGGCAAAATTGTTGCCCGCGAAAGGAAACGAAGGTATAGTTTTTAAAATTGCTGACGAATTTATTCCAGCCGACATTCAGTTTGTTGACAGGGGTTCGTCTCATACCACTAATTTAATAAAAAATGGGAAAATTATAAAAAGCGTTGAGCATCTTTTGGGAGCTATCTGGGGAATGGGGATAGATAATCTAATCATAGAAATTAACGAAGATGGTATTCCTTTTTTTGACTTTTCTTGCAAAGAATATGCGCAAGAAATAAAAAAAGCCGGTTTGGTTTCTTTGGGCGAATCAAGAGAATATTTAATTATAGACAAAGAAATAAAAATTTCTGTTCCCGATGATAGCAGGTACGCCATATTTACTCCGTCTAAGAAAAATGCTTTTTCGATAAAAGCTATGGTGGAATTTCCCGAGCCTTTGAGCTCTTCTTCTTTTGAATTCATTTTTGAACTGGACGATTTTTTAGAAAAAATATCTTGGGCCAGAAGTTTTATCAGAACGCCGCTTGATGATGCCGGCGACAAATGGGAAAGGATAAGAAAACTTTATCCACTTCTTCCGGATAATCCCGCTAATTCTCCTCTTATCGTTTACGATAAATATAAATTCATTACGAATTTGGCAACCGAGGATGAACCGGCTAGACATAAAATCATTGATTTTTTAGGCGACATATGTCTTTTGAGAAAAAGAATCAAAGGGGAAATTTTTCTCTATAAGCCCGGCCACAAATTCACTTATAAAATTATAGATGAATTAAAAAACCTCGCCGTCTAA
- a CDS encoding polyprenyl synthetase family protein: MFLKLKSRIKVELADYVRSVDKLYSLKKISPVLSRHIKDFISRKGKRIRPIFFLIGYLSFSKKTAPGLYRSAISIELLHDFLLVHDDIIDKSDLRRGKPAMHTMLNNYLKKYKNIKFNGQDLAIVIGDTLYAMAIQSFLAVKEDRKRKEEALKIFIETALRTTGGEFIELLAGIKNIDKITKPDIYRIYDLKTGNYTFASPLAIGATLAGAKTNDIKKLFEYGLYLGRAFQIKDDIIGLFGEEEKIGKSTLSDLQEAKKTILIWRAYHCADRKGKLTIKKIFSKNKVNKRDLLKMRRLISETGSLSYAKKEISTCVNIAQNRLASVKIPPQYKKLLLGYSQGLINDN; this comes from the coding sequence ATGTTTCTGAAGTTAAAAAGCAGAATTAAAGTTGAACTTGCCGATTATGTTCGCAGTGTAGATAAGCTTTACTCGCTTAAAAAAATCTCTCCGGTTCTATCCAGGCATATCAAAGACTTTATATCCAGAAAAGGCAAGCGCATCCGCCCCATTTTTTTCCTGATAGGCTATCTAAGTTTTTCTAAAAAAACCGCGCCCGGATTATACCGCAGCGCCATATCCATAGAACTCCTGCATGACTTCTTGCTTGTCCACGACGATATTATAGATAAATCCGACCTGCGCCGAGGCAAACCAGCCATGCATACAATGCTGAATAATTATCTTAAAAAATACAAAAATATCAAATTCAACGGTCAGGATTTAGCCATTGTCATTGGGGACACTCTATACGCCATGGCGATACAATCATTTTTAGCCGTTAAAGAGGACAGGAAACGCAAAGAAGAGGCTCTCAAAATATTTATTGAGACCGCTCTGCGCACCACCGGCGGCGAATTTATTGAGCTGTTGGCGGGAATAAAAAATATAGACAAAATAACCAAGCCGGATATCTACAGAATATACGATTTGAAAACCGGTAATTATACCTTCGCTTCTCCCCTCGCAATAGGAGCAACACTGGCCGGGGCAAAAACAAATGACATCAAAAAACTTTTTGAATATGGCCTATATTTGGGGAGGGCATTTCAGATAAAAGATGATATTATCGGGTTATTCGGAGAAGAGGAAAAAATCGGCAAATCAACTCTTTCGGATTTACAAGAAGCTAAAAAAACAATCCTTATCTGGCGCGCCTATCACTGCGCAGACCGAAAAGGGAAACTGACTATAAAAAAAATATTTTCCAAAAATAAGGTGAATAAAAGGGATTTATTAAAAATGCGACGGCTTATATCAGAAACCGGATCCCTGTCATACGCAAAAAAAGAAATATCAACTTGCGTAAACATAGCGCAGAACCGCCTTGCCTCTGTAAAAATACCTCCTCAATACAAGAAATTACTCCTGGGGTATTCCCAGGGGCTCATTAACGATAATTAA
- a CDS encoding PEGA domain-containing protein: MALCFVFVASGCATITRGRYQKIPVVSNPSGAKVIVNGKELTSPCTLVLKRKQRLYKVSIKKEGYEPVEIVLQRTVPGWGVFWGWGNIEPVGIIVDWCTGAAYKLMPTELKVNLVQKKLGLNDLKDKNISIVSN, encoded by the coding sequence ATGGCGTTATGTTTTGTGTTTGTAGCGTCAGGTTGCGCCACCATAACCAGAGGCCGGTATCAAAAAATTCCCGTGGTTTCTAACCCTAGCGGAGCGAAAGTCATTGTTAACGGCAAAGAACTGACGTCTCCCTGTACGTTGGTATTGAAAAGAAAGCAACGTCTGTATAAAGTCAGTATAAAAAAAGAGGGTTACGAGCCGGTAGAAATAGTATTGCAAAGAACAGTGCCTGGTTGGGGTGTGTTCTGGGGATGGGGGAATATTGAGCCCGTTGGTATTATAGTTGACTGGTGCACAGGCGCTGCTTACAAACTTATGCCCACAGAATTGAAAGTAAATTTAGTTCAGAAGAAATTAGGTTTAAACGACTTAAAAGACAAAAACATCTCGATTGTCTCAAATTAG